Within Butyrivibrio fibrisolvens, the genomic segment CATGAAGGCTGTCGAACTCAGCAACTTCTATATAAGTTCTTGGGAATTGGTCAAATGACTGGGCTTCTAAAGGTGATGCATCCTCCTTTTTTTCAGGAACAGCTCCTTTTAAATTATGAGGAATAAATACAAGACTATGGATCCAGATATACTAAAACAAAACTGATATAGTCGTACCTACCCCCGGAGCGCTATCGAGCTGGAGTTTAGCATCATGAATTTCAACAATATGCTTTACAATCGCAAGTCCAAGGCCTGTGCCGCCTGTGGCTTTTGATCTGCTTTTATCAACTCTATAGAATCTTTCAAAAACTCTCTGCTGATCTGCTGCTGGAATTCCTATTCCATTATCTTTTACTATAAGGCATGTGGAATTATCTATAGTATTAACTGTTACCATCACTTTTCCACCAGGATTATTATATCTAATAGCATTTTGAACCAGGTTCTCAATAAGTTCCTTTATCAGTTCTCTGTTGCCATGTATAGAACTTTCTTTACCATCAATGTCTATACTAATATCTTTAAGCTTGGCACTTACTGATAATTCATTAACGCACTCTTTTGCCACCTCATACAGATCAATTTGCTCGAATGCTATCCCATGGTCCACCCTATCTAATTCTGAAAGTTTGATGATATCGTTGATAAGTGCTAAGAGTCTGTCCGCATTTTTACGTATTTCATGATAAAAATGATTCTGCTTATCTTCTGAGACCATCCCGCCTTCTAACAGCTCTGCATAACCGGAGATTGCTGTAAGCGGCGTCTTTAACTCATGGGATACATTTGCAGTAAAATCCTGTCTGGCTTTTGCAGCCGCAAGCACATCTGTATGCTGGGATCTTAGCATTTCAGATAGAGGATCAAGTTCCTTGTAAGGTGATTCATAGTCTGCATTCTCCAGATTTGAAACCATTACTTCAATTGGTCTTATTAACTGCCTTGTTAGTAAATGAGAAATTAATATACAAATAGTAATAATGATAAGAATGATAAGGATAATAATCGGTGCCACCGACATAAATACTGACCAAAGACTTTGCGCATTTGTAGCAACTCTAAGAACCGTTCCATTATCCAGCAAAACTGCATAATAGAAGGTATTCTGATTCATGGTGTCAGACTTTCTAACTGCCTCGCCAACTCCATCAGTAAAGGCTTCCTGTATCTCGGGTCTGTCATTATGATTGGTCAAAAGCTTGGCCGAAGCATCATTATCATAGAGTACCGTTCCATCTTCTGCTACCCATGTAACGCGAAGCTCTTCGATATCTGTAGACAGGTCAATATCATCTGTATCAATATTAACCGACTCAAAATAATGGGTATCTCTTAAAAGCTTTGCACTAACAGATAAGTCTGCCCTCACCTGTCTCTGAAACAGTCCATAATATATAATTGTAATCCCTACGACTGTGGCAATTACCGCAAGAACGGCAATTCCAGCTAGTCTTTTATTTATTTTACTTTTCATTCGATCACATAGCCCACATTTCTAATGGTTTTTATTCTGGAACCATAATCTCCCAGCTTCCTGCGAAGAGTTTTCACATGCATATCAATTGTTCTTGTTTCACCTTCGTAATCGGTTCCCCAGACCTCATCCATTATTATTTCCCTGGTCAGCACAATCCCTCTATTAGTAATAAATAGCGACAATAGCTCATACTCTTTGTATGTTAATTCTACCGGCTTTCCATCAATTGAGACCTCATGTTTAGCATTATTGACTATGAGTCCATCAAGGCATAATTCTTTCAATTCATCAGCTATAGTTCTTCTAAGTAATGCTTTGACTCTTGATATTAGTTCCATGACAGAAAACGGCTTCTTGATATAGTCATCTGCCCCATCCTCAATGCCCTTTACCAGATCAAGCTCAGATGTCTTAGCCGTTACCATTATAATTGGCAATTTCTTAGTGTCCGTTTTTCTTCGCAGATGCCTTACAATCTCATTACCGTTTTCATCAGGCAGCATGATATCTATCAGACATAAGTCGGGTATTACTTCCTCTATTTTTTGTAAAAAACTTTTGCACAGTTAAATCCCAACACTTTGTGCCCTGCATTCATAAGGGCGAACTCTTCTATTTCCCTTATGCTATCATCATCTTCAATAATATAGATCAGTGCCATTATCCTACTCTGCCTTTTCTAATTTCTTTATTTCTTTCTTCGTTAATGGATATATTTTTAGTAACTTCTCATATTCATTGTAAAAAGAAGCTCTCTCTTCATCAGAAAAATTCTTATAATATCCATGTGTATTATAGTCGTTATCATAAATAGTGATAAGCTCTAATGCAATATTTGAGCAATGATCAGAAACTCTTTCCAAACCTGTCAAAATATCTTCAAGAATAAATCCCATCTCAATGGAACATTTTCCCTTTTTGAGCCTTTTTATATGATTCTCTTTTATTCGCTTCGTAAGAGTATCTATCACTTCCTCTAACGGCTCAACATGAGAAGCCTTACTATTATCATCATTACAAAAGCTATCTACTGTCAGAGTGCAGATATCTCTCACTGCCTTGTTTATTGCCGCAATTTCGCGCCTTGCAGATTTGGAAAAAGATAGTTCCTTTTTATGAATCTCTTTTGCCGATTGTGCAATATCAAGGGCATGATCTGAAATTCTCTCAAAATCACTTATGCTATGTAAAATTACCGACATACTCTTGCTATCTACCGCTGATATATTTTTGGTTGATAGCTTTACAAGATATGATCCAAGCACATCTTCATACTTATCCACTATTGATTCAAGTCTGATAACTTCTTTTACACTATCTGAATCATAATCCAAAAGAACTTCTGTCGCCAGTACAATTGATTTCTGAGCTAGTTCTGCCATTTCTCTTACTTTTGCCCTACATAATTCCATGGCAAAAGCAGGGCTTTCAAGAAATCTCTCATCAATATAAACACTATTATCTTCAGTGGCTTCTTTTTCACTATCACCGGATATCGTAACTTCTGCTAATCTGACAAGGCCATCAGAAATTGGAAATAAGGAAATCGTCGCACCTATATTAAAAAGGCTGTGTATCAGGGCTATCCCTGCTGCATTAGCAGAGCTTTGTAAAAAGGCAAAGTCCACAAATATATTTATTGTATAGAAGGCTATCATAAAAACTGTTGTTCCAATAAGATTGAAATACAAATGTATCATAGCTGCCCTTTTGGCATTTTTACTTGCTCCAATGGAAGAGATAATCGATGTAACGCATGTTCCAATGTTCTGTCCCATGATAATCGGCAGAGCCACAGCGTAATGAACTGCACCTGTCGCGCATAGAGCCTGCAATATACCTACAGAAGCTGATGAACTCTGGATGATCGCTGTAAAAACTGCGCCAACTATCATTCCAAGGATCGGATTACTAAATGCAGTCATTATCTTGGTAAAAGAAGGATTATCCGCAAGTCCCGATACTGCCCCACTCATGGTCTCCATACCAAACATCAAGATTGCAAAGCCAAGTAATATTCCTCCTGCATCCTTCTTTTTGGACTCTTCCTTACTTGTCATCACAAAGATAATACCAATAGCTGCAAGAACCGGTGAAAAGGAAGAAGGTTTAAGTAGCTTCAACCAAATGGTACTTCCTTCTATCCCTGTAAGAGATAACATCCACGATGTGATTGTGGTGCCAATGTTTGCACCCATGATAATACCTACAGCTTGGGATAGTTTCATAATTCCTGAATTTACAAAACCTACCACCATAACAGTAGTAGCTGATGAAGATTGTATGACAGCAGTAACTCCCGCTCCAAGAAGTACTGCGAAAATCCGCTTTTTAGTAAGCGATTCAAGTATTGTTTCAAGCTTACCACCAGCCATTTTAGAAAGGCCATCACCCATAATACTCATTCCGTATAGAAAAAGTGATAAGCCTCCAATCATATTTAATACACTAAAAATGTCCATACATATTCCTTTCAAATTCTATGACATCTTAAATCATGTTCTTACAAAACCCACAACCAGTGCGGATTTTGGCAATCTCATTTATGAAGTCATTCTTTGCCACCTATTACCATAGAATTTAAAAGTAAAATGTATGGACATGGTTATGTAAAATCCATGTAAAATTTTTAGCCTTCATGCTATTACAATGCTTTATACTTCATTTAGATATAACATTTCTGTTGTTTCTTCACTATCCCCCCTCTTAGGTCAGTTGTAATGCACTATTTTGCAACAACTGCTTTATCATAGGTTTATACTTATCTATTCCAAAATCCTCTACAATACTTGTAATACGACCACCTGCATCTTTTGACGACGCTCCACATAAAAATACGCGTTCGTCCTTGGTTCCATAATCAAGAACGATAAATCTGTCATGATATATTCCACCTGTATGCTGCATAGTAAGATTTATATTAGGGTATTCTTTACAAAAATCAGTATACTCAACGTTATGAAGTTTACCGCTTCCAATATTATCACTGAATATTTTAATTTCAGTTCCACCTGGTGTATTTTTAAGTAACACCAACGTCCTAAGACCTATATAGTTGTCAACCAGATAAACAGATTTCTTTGCTTGGCTATAAATAGATGAATAAGCCACATCTGCACTGCAATACTTGGTATTAAACATAAGCCAGCCATTGTCCTCGTTATTGACAAAGCCATTCATCATATCCGCCAATTCTGACTTAGTAACTACATCCTCAAGCTGTTCCATTACATCTGACATTTGTTTTTCAACGGAGCCAAGATTCATGCGAAGATTAGAAATCTCGGTTGTATTCTCCATGGTCTGTATTGAAAGCTGCATAACCTCACGCTGTCCAATCAGATTCTGATTGCCTAAAATATAATCCTTCATTTTTTTGAAGGTTCGTACTAGGTCTCTACTTTGCTTAATTGCAAGGTCACCTCTTAAAACAGTCATCAGCATATATACGCCCTGCTCTGTAAATGCATAAGGGGTATAGCGCGAACCGCCCCAACTTGAGGTGAAGTTTTTGCACCTCAAAATTTCATCAAATTCTGTTTTTGTAAGGCGAAACATAAACTCGTCACCCTCAAATTTTTTAGCATTATTCTTCACCTGGCGGTTAAAGTTCTTGGTTTCATATCCATATATTTCTGCCAAATCTGAATCAAGCATCACCTTTACACCACGTACTTCATATAGTTTTTCTTTCAAGAGTTCTTCTGTGATTTCTACTGGAACTATTTCAGTATTTCCGACCACTTCCTTCTTCTTATCGTACATATTTTCCTTTCCAATTCTTGAGGTCAAATTTTTTGACCTCAAGATTCTACGTCTTAAACTTAAAATCTAAAATGTTCATTTCTGAACACTTTTTGAATCTCCTACAATTTTCTGCAGTTCTTTATAATATGCCAGATAACGATAGGCTGTTCTTCTGCTGACATCCCCCTCTGCCACAATCTCCATAAGAGTCATGCCACTCTCATACTTCAATATGAAATCATTGTATGCTGCCATCCAAGCTTCATCATGTTTTTTTCGACCACCGAAGTTACGCTTTCGAAGCTTTTCATTTTCCGCTTTAAGCTCGGCAACCTCTTTTTCTAATTCCTTTATTCTTTCAAGGGCTTCATCAAGAGTTGTAATCTTCATTTTGTGCCACCTCGCTTTCTGACACCATTGTAATTCTGCACTGTGTCACTGTCAACTTGCTTTTTGGCACATGAAGGCGTATGGAGCATATCGAGAAGATCACTGTCTTCGCCAACCACTTCACCGTGGAATTCAAGTCCGGGATCACAATCGAAATCTAAGCATAAAAAGGCTCCTTGCCACTGAACCTAATCAGTAGCGAGGAGCCTTGGTCTGCTTACTCTTCTTTTGTAAGAACTTTTCTCTGCCAGCTTCTTTTTCCACACTCCGGGCATTTCATATACCTTCTCCGTCCCATGTGCATAGCAAAATTTGTCTGCCAGTATGTAGGAACATATCTGTGGTGGCAATTCTGGCATTCATAGTATCCAGCCTTTTGCTCAATGCCCACGGCGATAAAAGCGACCGTAAAAATCATTATGAGAGCAAACACGATAAGTGCAATTCGCGGCCAGACTGGCATCTCTATAAATGAAGCCACAAACACCATGACCAGTCCGGAAATGACGGCAGGAAACGCGATCCAGTATTCCGTCTTAAGCATCTGTCTGTTCTTTTCCTCAACCTCTCGCCTCATTGTCAGCAGGTTTTCTTCTGCCCGTTTGTCATATGCTTCTGCCATAATTCTTTCGCCCGACAGGAGTTCGTTGACGTTAATTTTCAGAAGTTCACACAGCTCCAACATAATCCCGGAATCTGGCATAGACTTTCCAGTCTCCCATTTTGATATCGCCCGGTCACTGATTCCGAGCTTCTCGGCAAGGACTGCCTGAGTCATGCCCTGTTCCTTTCTGCAGGATGCTATGAATTTTCCAATTTTGATTTGATCCATATCGGGCACCTCCTTTCATGACTCAAGCATAGCCGGTATCATCATATTTTTACACGAACCGTAGGTTGATTTCCTGCAACTCTACCGCTGGTTGAGTGCAGAAAAGCTCATTTTACTTTAACTTCGCATATACAGGAAGCTAATCATACATTTGCCCATTTTTATAAACAGCACTTTTCCATTATTACATTCATTCTTGTCACGCTTATCAAACGTGAAATGCTCGAAAAAGTGCGTAAATTCAAGGATTTCTATTAGTTCACTCTTGTGAGCAACACTACAGTCTCCACATGCACAGTGCAAGGAAACTGATTTACTGCGCAGGCTCGCTCTATGCGATAGCCTGCTGCCTGAAGCTCTACAAGGTCTCTTTGAAGGCTTGTAGGCTTACAGGATACGTATACCATACGGTCTACGCCGTAGTCTATGATCTTCCTTAGAGCCTTAGGATGTATTCCATCGCGGGGAGGATCGAGTATTATGTAGTCAGGCTTTTCTTCAATCTCATCTAATACTTTGAGTACGTCACCTGCTATGAACTCGCAGTTATCAACGTTATTGCGCTTTGCATTAATCTTGGCAGCTTCAACGGCCTCTTCGATTATCTCTACGCCTATGACTTTATCGGCAACAGGAGACATAAGCTGAGATATAGTACCTGTTCCGCAGTAGAGATCATACAGGATATGTGCCTTGTCTCTGCCCTGTTCTTTCATTCCTTCTCTGACATAATCTCTTACTGTATCATAGAGTACCTCTGCAGACAGCGAATTGGTCTGAAAGAAGGAGAATGGAGTTATATCGAATTTAAGGCCCAGAAGCTCTTCTGTAAAGTGGTCCTGACCATAGATAATATCTGTGCCCTGGTCTACTACTGCATCTGAAAGGCTGTCGTTCTTAGTATGAAGAAAGCCCACTATCTCACCATCAAGATCAAGTGAAAGAAGTGCATCTTTAAGAGGATTAAGGTCATGCTCTTCCTGAGTGGTAGTTATAAGGTCTACAAGAATCTGGCCTGTCTTTCTTGCCTTACGTACCAGAAGGTGACGGAGGTATCCTTTCTTCTGCATTGTATGATAAAAAGTAACGGGTTCATTTGAAAGTGGTGCGTACTTGTCAGCAAAGTAGTCAAGTACACATGTCAGTATCTTCCTGTAATCAGCATCAATGATCTGGCATCCCTTAACAGTCACTATATCATGCATACTTCCTCTTTTGTGCATACCAAGAGAAAGTGGGCCGTCCTTGACTTCATCACCGAAGGAAAATTCCATCTTGTTTCTGTATTCAAATCGTATAGGGCTCTTCTTGATGCCATCCCATACAGGCTCTGTCTCCTGTCTTTTGAAGGCATCGGATAATAGCTTTTTGACCTGCTCTTCTTTAAGGGCAAGTTCCTGCTCGTAAGTCATAGACAGATAATGGCAGCTTCCGCATATGCCAAAATGCGGACATGGACTTTCGATAGCATCAGGAGCTTCTTCTAATACTTCTAAGAGCCTTGCTTCAAGTCTGTTCTTGCCGCTCTTAGTTACAATGCCTCGAACGCGCTGCCCGGGAAGGGTATTTTTGATAACACAGTTACCCTCCATCTTCTCATTTTCAACTGCATCATCAGCTGATACTTTTATAAGATCACTGACAATTCCCTTGTTAGGGAAGTCGCGTCTTATAACTGTTCCTTCTATTATCTGCCTTTTTCTCATTATAAATCTCCAATTACAAACTTATTACTAAGAGTATTGTCCACACTCTTAGTGTAAAAACATATCTATCTTATCAGTATACATTAACTATCCGCATCTTTAACCATGTTTATCTTATCAATATACATTAGCAATCAGCATTACTGTCAATGCACTTTAACCAACAGCGCCATGCCCCAAAAACGGGAGCAGCCGCCCCCCAGGGCTCACTGCTCCCGTCAATATTTCTATTATTGGACGTCGACATCGAAGATGTCGCCGTCTAGCGTTTCAACACTCGTGTTGAAGCGCCTTATACATTGCTAGCCTCATTAGCGGCTTTAGCTGCTGCCTTTACAGCGATTGGGTCAAGATCATCATCAAAATCATAATCATCGTCCCAATCATCATCAAAATCGTCATCATAAACAGGTGTCAGATAACGATATACACAATATGCTATTGCAGCCACAGCAGCAATAACACCTATAAGTGCAAGAATCCAGAGAATAGTCTTTGGAAACTTGTCTTCCTTTTCTTCCTTGTGTCCTAATAGTTCATTGAGCTTTTTAAGTTCCAATACTTCATCAAGTCTATCCATATGCGACCCCTTTCATAATAACATTATATAGTATTGCAAAGGACCTACTACGTTATATTGTACCACAAAGTTACGTGCTTGTTCTTACTCTTCAAAGCTTTTTTAATTTTGCAAAGGCTGCAAACATTATCTTCTGCCCTGCATCATCAAACTCAACCGTAACCTTATAATCGCGAGCTCCATCTTCTATGCTTTTTACAACGCCTTCGCCGTACTTGATATGGCTTACTCTGTCGCCTTCTTTATAATCAAGTGATGAAGGCTTCTGAAGGCCTTTAGAGATACCGTTAAGGCTTCCCTTGCCGGCGCTCTTATGAGATGAGGCAGCTCCTGCTATAAAGGGCTTGGAGACAGGTGTTCTTGCCGCAGGCTTTCTGCCGATAGTCGCCTTGGGCTTACCTACAGGGCCGTATATACTGCTGCCGGGAACATGATCTATTTTCTCAGAAGATCTGTCATTGGCATTACTCTTGAATCCGCCAAGCCTTGAACTGGTATTGGCAGCGCTGTTATAAGCACTTCCTGAGCTGAAATTCTTGTGACCATAGGATCTGTCTGCATAATCAGCTCTAGTATATGATGAACCCGAATATCCACTGGAGTTGCCAAAGGTCCTGCGGGTATTATTACCTCTAGAACTTGGCATATATGCATCAGCATCATAGTCGTAGTCATCATCATCTTCTATTGTATCGCCGCCTTCAAAGAGGAATGAAGGCATCACGCTCGATCCTGACCTGTCCAGAAGTCTCTCCGGTATCTCATCTACAAATCTGCTGACAGCAAGAGATTCAAATGATCCCCTGACCATACGTCTATGAGCACAGGATATAGTCAGCTCTTTTTTGGCTCTTGTGATTCCGACATAGGCAAGACGTCTTTCTTCTTCCATAGCCATAGGATCGGAATCCTCTGCATTGATAGTCATATAACTTGGGAACGTACCCTCTTCAAGCCCGGCAAGGTATACGTGCTCAAATTCAAGTCCCTTTGCAGAGTGAAGTGTCATAAGAAGGACTCTCTCATCACCTTCTGCAACATTATCTATATCTGCTACAAGAGCTACGTCTTCAAGGAATCCTGACAAAGTAGGCTCATCAGCTTTTTCCTCATAGGATATGACTTTACCTATAAGTTCCTGAACGTTCTGTCTTCTGTCATTGTCCTGGCTTCCATTGTTCTCATCATCTTCTTCAAGGCTCTTAAGGTATTCCTCGAAGTCAGTGACATCTATTACATCATGTATGAGTTCTTCAAGACTCATCATCTTCTGCTTGGCCCTGAATGCCTTGATCATAAGATCAAAGTCATGGAGCTTGTCTACAGTCTTACCTGTGATGAACTCGTTTGCATGAGCGATGGCATCGTAGAAATTCATATCATGTGTGCCTGCATAATCAGCAATCTTATTAAGAGTTGTAGCACCTATTCCTCTCTTGGGAATATTTATGATACGACGAACAGCAAGTTCATCGCTTCCATTATCGATTGTCTTAAGGTATGCCAGAAGGTCCTTGATCTCACGTCTTGCATAGAAGTTGGTACCGCCTACAACATTGTAAGGGATACCATACATTACAAATCGCTCTTCTATAAGTCTTGACTGGGCATTTGTTCTGTACAGAACTGCAGTCTCAGAGTAGGAGAGCTTGCCCTGTCTCTTTTTATTAGAGATGTCATCAGCAATAAAATTGGCTTCTTCCGGTGCCTGTTCGAACTCACAGAATCTCACTTTAGAGCCTTCACCCTCATCAGTCCAAAGCGCCTTTTCTTTTCTGCTTCTGTTATGTTTGATAACAGTATTGGCAGCATCAAGGATGTTCTGAGTAGAGCGGTAGTTCTGCTCGAGCTTTATTACTGTTGCATCCGGATAGTTCTTTTCAAAATCAAGAATATTCCTGATGTTGGCGCCTCTAAAACGATAGATTGACTGGTCATCATCACCTACAACGCACAGATTCTTGTATCTGTCTGCAAGGAGTCTTATAAGCTCAAACTGGGCATTATTGGTATCCTGATACTCATCGACCATAATATACTTGAATCGTTCCTGATAGTTTTCAAGTACATCTTTATTCTCACGAAAAAGAATTACGGTATTCATGATAAGATCATCGAAATCCATCGCATTATTCTTCTTCAGAGATATCTGGTACTCCTGATAAGCTTTTGCGATCTTCTGCTTCTGGAAATCATTACCGCTTGAAAGTGTATATGAGTTAGCTGTTACAAGATTGTCCTTACATTTCGAGATCGTGTTCTGAATCTGTCTAAGCTTTAAGTCTCTTGTTTCAAGATTGTACTGCTTGACTATATTTTTTAGCACAGATTTAGAGTCATCACTGTCATAGATCGTGAAGTTATTGGAATATCCAAGTCTGTCTGCATATCTTCTAAGGATCCTTACACAGGTAGAATGGAAGGTTGTGACCCAGATACTCTCTGAACCAAATCCTACTATCTTGTCAACACGCTCGCGCATCTCTCCTGCTGCCTTGTTGGTGAAAGTAATAGCCATGATATTCCATGGATTGACTCCGCATTCATCTATAAGGTAAGCAACTCTGTGTGTCAGTACTCTTGTCTTACCTGATCCGGCACCTGCCAATATCAGGACAGGACCTTCAGTCTGAAGTACTGCTTTTTTTTGTTCAACGTTAAGTGTATCGTAAATACTCAAGAGAGTTTATTCCTTTCCTTTCTTTAAAGCCGCTTTGGCAGCTGCCTTCTTGGCTTTTGCCGCTTCCTTTGCGGCACGCTTTTCTTCCTTTAACTGTTCTTTGGATTTGTTCTTGCCGGATTTCTCATCAATTCCGTCAATCACCTTTTCTATTATCAGCTTTTTGACATATACATCGTAGGCAAGGAGACTTAAGAAAGCAAAGAGCTTCATCTCATCCTTATCTGCGTCTTCTGCATCTTCAAAAAGGCTGTTGGCTATATCAGCCTTTTTCAAAAGATCTTCCTTAAGAGGATCAACCTCTTTTTCCTCAATATCAAATATTGTCTGATAGATCTCAGACAATGTCAGACCATCTGTATCACTTATATGAAATCTCTTCTTAAGAGGATCAAGGAGCGTCTGAACATCACTTATTGAAAGAACTGTTTTGAAATAGTATATAAATATCAAAAGAATCAGATGATCCTTGGAATACTTCTTCCTTATGGGAGGGGGAAGCAGATCATTCTTGGCATAATTATTGATCATGGTCTTGGTAAGGATCTTGTCTTCACCGGGATATCGGGTAGTCTTATGAAGCCTTTCATCCATAAAAGTGG encodes:
- a CDS encoding DUF1836 domain-containing protein — its product is MTINTDDLINSIIDSLDRIENVQLSDIPNMDLYMDQLTTFMDERLHKTTRYPGEDKILTKTMINNYAKNDLLPPPIRKKYSKDHLILLIFIYYFKTVLSISDVQTLLDPLKKRFHISDTDGLTLSEIYQTIFDIEEKEVDPLKEDLLKKADIANSLFEDAEDADKDEMKLFAFLSLLAYDVYVKKLIIEKVIDGIDEKSGKNKSKEQLKEEKRAAKEAAKAKKAAAKAALKKGKE